A window from Triticum aestivum cultivar Chinese Spring chromosome 6D, IWGSC CS RefSeq v2.1, whole genome shotgun sequence encodes these proteins:
- the LOC123141779 gene encoding blue copper protein, with protein MASSSALIALLVVLGCAAAASAATFTVGDGQGWTTGANYATWASGKTFAVGDKLVFNYASQAHTVTEVTKSEYDACSSNANGDNSGATTMTLKAGANYYICTIGTHCAAGMKLAVTAGDSSSGSGTPAAGTPPTTPSGSGGHRMEVGPVLAATAGVLLKLALF; from the exons ATGGCCTCGTCCTCCGCGCTGATAGCGCTCCTTGTGGTCCTTGGCTGCGCTGCGGCGGCCTCCGCGGCCACGTTCACCGTCGGAGATGGGCAAGGCTGGACGACCGGCGCCAATTACGCCACCTGGGCCAGTGGCAAGACCTTCGCGGTTGGAGACAAGCTCG TGTTCAACTACGCCAGCCAGGCCCACACAGTGACCGAAGTCACCAAGAGCGAGTACGACGCCTGCTCCAGCAACGCCAACGGTGACAACAGCGGCGCCACCACCATGACCCTCAAAGCCGGCGCGAACTACTACATCTGCACCATCGGCACCCACTGCGCCGCCGGCATGAAGctcgccgtcaccgccggcgactcCAGTTCCGGTTCCGGTACCCCCGCGGCGGGGACGCCACCTACCACCCCGTCCGGGTCCGGCGGCCACCGCATGGAGGTCGGCCCCGTtctcgcggccaccgctggcgtcCTCCTCAAGCTCGCCCTCTTCTGA